The sequence below is a genomic window from Dermacentor albipictus isolate Rhodes 1998 colony chromosome 2, USDA_Dalb.pri_finalv2, whole genome shotgun sequence.
CGGTGCAAGCTTCATACCACCATAATGAACTGCATCACAACGCCCATAAAAAGTCCCCACAAGTCAGGAGACACGTCAATCTTTGAAGCACTTGAGGTGGATTTTAATACAGCATGGGGTACACTTTCAGCATATTTGCAGGGAGACCGTCTAACCTTTTCAAGAATACTCATCCAAATTGGGCTCCAACCCTTCGAACGAGCCACAGCACCCCGCACAAAAGTTCTATGCATCACAAACGGCAAGAAGTGAATGGCCGCAGTAGAGGTGCCTGTACAGAATGTGGAGAGCTGTGTACTCACGTGGATTAAGCTCCATTGACCAATGATGAAACAGTAGCTCACAAGACATTGCACATGATGTGCTCATTAAGTTTAATTCAAGAGAAGCTTCAGCATACCACTCCTATAGAATGAACAAGAAGGGGAAATGACAGGCCCGGTTTTTCTTAGTGCTTTTCTGCACTAACAGAAGTGATCTACCTTCCTGGAGCCATTTCGGTGAGAGGCTCTTCACCTATGTGCTCTTAAATTAGTATAAGGTTCCAGCAACTTGTAGACATTCATCTGCTTCTTCGAGGGTAGCAAAGTTGGCTGAGAACATAACATAGCTAACTATGTCACTGTGAGTTATCTTTAAGAAAACACCGACATTGACAGTCAATTGCGTGCACTCCCGATATTGTGTGCGGCAATATTTTTCTCATAGCTTGAATGCATTGATTTGATCAGTTGTGAGTATTGCTCATGAAAGCACTGCACACGCGAAGTTTGTGGCATTTCGAGTGAAAGGCTGAGAAGCTTGCGCCACACCGCCATTGCCACTTTACCGCTGCCACTGTGGTCATGGCTGTCACAGTGGTTCATAAACATGACCAACGCACAAACAAACCAGCATGTGATGTCACATACAAGCTACATACAGGAATACCAACTTCCAATAGGAATTCAAGCACAGAAATATACAAGCATGTGCTTAAAGACATGCATGTTTGTCAATTTGGTGGAAGTTGCCCTTGCTTACAATGATGTACACTTGCCCACAAAATATTGTGGGGCATGTGACCACGTGGCTATGCTCCGCAGAGCACCGGTGCAGATGCCACGGCCACGCATAAAAGCAAATCTACGTGGGTGCATTACTGCCCAGTGGCATGGCTTTTTGTCATCTGCGCCTTTATTTAGGCCTGCCAAGCCTGCGTCTTAGTGCAGGGAATTTTGCTTTCAGTAGTATATCACCCTTGCAGCCAGCCAATCTTGAGATAGTGCTTCACATGGAAACTGATGGCGGTTTCACCACCTGAAGTCCAGTACAATGTGCCATTGGCTCCAGCAAGCATGTCCATCAGCACGCCCAAGCATTGTAGCCTATGACACGAAGCCATGAATCTGGAATCGCAACACCTGTGCAGGTTTACTACAATGCATGGCTGCGGCACCTGCACTGGTGCTTTGCAAACTCACAAGCCTCGCAATATTTTGTGGCCAACTGCATGTCAGGAAAGGTAGGCATACAGCACTAGGCACTGCTTGTAAATTGCCAAGACAAGCCCATATGCACCATTCATTCCCAGAGGGAGACACAGGACACAAATCTATGCAAGCAATGGTCACAACCAGCTGTTGAGAGACAAAGGGAGAAGTAATGGTGAAAATCAAATAAAATTGTCAGGTTTAATGTCTCAAAGCATCAGACGAGCTATGATATGCAACAGTAGGAGCAAGTGCTCGATTAATTCAGATTACCTGACTTAACATGCACCCAAGCCTAAGTACTCAAGGGTTTTTGCATTCGGCTCATATTTAAATGTGACCGCCACGCcaggattcaaaccaactagagCTTAGCGGCACATTGCAATAGCCACTGCTGCGAGTTAAGTAATGGGGACAATATTGGTCTAATAAtcagacagaaaaaaaagcaactttaCAAATGTGTTGGcaagtcttttttttcttgccaacAAGAAATCATAGGAAATACCAATAAACAGCTGGCTGCAACCACCAGACACTGCACCACTCACCCTCAGAGGGCAGAGAGGACGGCTCCTCCAGGCACGACGACGGTGGGCTTGTCTCCCCCGGCCGGGGGTGCGCCACCAAGGGCGCACATGGCCGAGGAGCCGCTGCTGGGTCCGGCCCCCTGTGGCGGGGGTGGAGCCGCCGCCCCGCTAGGCAACATGCCCTTCAGGCCCCCCATGCTCTGGATGCTAGCCTGGATGTTGGTCAGGCTGCGCGGTGGCACCATGGTGGGCGGCGGGGAACCGGGCGACGAGGCCtggccaggctgctgctgctgctgaccgggctgctgctgctgctgctgtgcctgAGCCTGCGCTTGGGCCTGTGCCTGCGCCTGCTGCTGCTGGGCCTGCGCCTGGGCGGCTTGTGCCGCCTGGGACGTGCCCAGAGCCAGGTGGCTCGGCCCCAGCGTCAGGTGGCTGGGATGGTTCCCCGCTGGTCCCGTGGCGCCGTTCTTGGGCACGTGGGTGGCCATGTGACATTCGAGGCTTGACTTCATTACGAACGACTTGCCGCACATGCCGCAGAAGTAGGGCTTGTCGAGGGACGGCGGACGCAGATGAATCTTCATGTGGGTCTTCATATTGCCCTTCTGGGTAAACCCCTTGCCACAGATTTGGCAGGTGTGAAGCTTCTCGCCCGAGTGGGAACGCATGTGAGTCTTCATATTGCCCTTCTGGGTGAACCCCTTGCCGCAGACCTCGCAGGCGTACGGCTTGCGGCCCATGTGGCTGTTCATGTGGTACTCGAGGCTGAGCTTCTGCGAGAAGCTCTTGTGGCACACCTCGCAGGCAAAGGGCTTGACGCCCTCGTGGGCCATCACGTGGGTCTTGAGGTTGCCCTTGAGGGTGAACCGCTTGCCGCACACCTCGCACGCATACGGCTTTTCCCCGTAGTGGGTCGCCAAATGAGTCTTCATATTGCCCTTCTGGGTGAATCCGCGCCCGCAGATCTCGCAGCGGAACGGCCGGGCCCCCGTGTGCGAGTTCATGTGTGTCTTGAGGTTGCCCTTCTGCGTGAACCGCTTGCCGCACACCTCGCACCCAAATGGCTTTTCGCCCAGGTGCAGCGTGTGGTGGTAGTCCAAGCTCGACCTCTGAGTGAATCCCTTGCCGCACACGTCGCAGTTGTACGGTTTCTCACCAGAATGACAGTACATATGACTCTTCAGATTCCCTTTCTGCGTGAAGACTCTTCCACATATTTCGCACGGAAACTCGCCCCGCTTGGCGGGCGCCTTGGGCTGTGGCTGAGCGGCTGCGGAGTGGGGCTGGGGGCCCGGCGGCGGTGGCGGACCccccgtctgctgctgctgctgaggtgGCGGCGGGCccggttgctgctgctgctgctgctgctggtgcggCACCGGGCTGCTCTGCGTGCTCA
It includes:
- the LOC139056010 gene encoding zinc finger protein 260-like, which codes for MDPTFGFSSGLPTQIPLFTSAHRLFNFYNLEKESMLYGETGPRENSANASSAPGPPPNALCVANAGGAGAHHSGTHAVSAAAAAAAAAAAAANSVHSVSTQSSPVPHQQQQQQQQPGPPPPQQQQQTGGPPPPPGPQPHSAAAQPQPKAPAKRGEFPCEICGRVFTQKGNLKSHMYCHSGEKPYNCDVCGKGFTQRSSLDYHHTLHLGEKPFGCEVCGKRFTQKGNLKTHMNSHTGARPFRCEICGRGFTQKGNMKTHLATHYGEKPYACEVCGKRFTLKGNLKTHVMAHEGVKPFACEVCHKSFSQKLSLEYHMNSHMGRKPYACEVCGKGFTQKGNMKTHMRSHSGEKLHTCQICGKGFTQKGNMKTHMKIHLRPPSLDKPYFCGMCGKSFVMKSSLECHMATHVPKNGATGPAGNHPSHLTLGPSHLALGTSQAAQAAQAQAQQQQAQAQAQAQAQAQQQQQQPGQQQQQPGQASSPGSPPPTMVPPRSLTNIQASIQSMGGLKGMLPSGAAAPPPPQGAGPSSGSSAMCALGGAPPAGGDKPTVVVPGGAVLSAL